CCGAGTACGGCCGCAACGTGCTCAAGATGGTCGAGCAGCTCAAGGCCATCCCCGACCGCGAGAAGCGCACCGAGCAGGCGCGCGCCGTGGTGAAGGTCATGGAACTCCTCAACCCGCAGGTGCACACCCAGGAGAATTTCGACCACAAGCTCTGGGACCATCTCTACATGATCGCTGGCTATGACCTCGACGTGGATTCCCCCTATCCCTGCCCCGTGGCCGAGGAGTTTGCGACGGCCCCCGTGCCCGTCCCGATGAAGGGCACGCGCATCAAGGCCTTCCACTACGGACGCAACATCGAGAGCATCATCCAGCTGCTCTGCGAGCAGCCCGAGGGAGAGGTGAAGACGGAGATGATCCGCTCGCTCGCCATCTACATGCGCACCCAATACCTCATCTGGAACAAGGACAGCGTGGCCGACGAGACCATCTTCGCCGACATCGAGAAGATCTCCGACTACCGGCTCCGCGTCCCCGAGGGGCTGAGCCTGAGCAAGATCGCGGGCGACGCCAACTTCGCGCGTCCCGGCATGGGCATCAACGTGGGCCAGCCGGGCGGCCAGCGCAACCGCCAGCGCGGCAAGAACAACTACAAGCGTCCGTACAAGAAGAAATAAATGAGATTCTGGCAATCCTGGGACGAAGAAGAGCGGGCCGCAGCGGTGCGGATCGCGGGTCTGTGCGTCGCGGCGCTGACCCTCTTCATCTTCATCTCCACCTTCTCCTACCTCTTCCACTGGCGGGAGGACATGAGCCTGCTGGGCGACCCTGACGCCATGCAGGCGGGCCGGGCCGTAGGCAACGCCGCCGGCAAGCTCGGCTTCCGGATGGGCCACCTGCTGGTGTGCGAGCTGTTCGGCCTGGGCAGCTTCTCGCTGCTGATCATCCTGACGGCCGTGTCCGTGCGCCTGCTGGCGCGCCGCTGGTCGAAATCGCTGGTCAAGACCGCCCTCATCGCCATCTTCGGCGCGTTCATCGCTTCGATCGTCCTCGCCTACGCGGGCAAGTGCGCCGGACAGGAGCTGCTCTTCGGCGGCGGCCTGGGCGGCCATTGCGGCGCCGCGGTCGTGGCCTGGGCCGAGAACCTCTTCGGGACCATCGTCACCGGCCTGTTCCTGCTGATCCTCACGGCCGCCTTCCTGTTCTTCTCCTCCAAGCGTTTCAACCGCTGGTTCGCCTCCATCGGGCGGAAGAAGGAGAAGCCGGTGGAGCCCGTGGACGCGGAAGAAGCCGAAGAGGAGGCCGAGGAGGAAGCGCAGGAGGAGCTGGAGGAAGCCTCCGACTCGCTGGCCGCGCTGGCGGAGGAAGCCGTGCCCGAAGGGATTCCTGACGGGCTGCTGGAGGGGGAGGAGATCCCCGATCAGGTCGGGGATGACGCCGCAGCCGCTGTCGCTGAAGCCGCCCTGGCGTCGGCCGAAGGCAATTTCGAGATTGTCGCCGACAACGGCCTGGAGGCCGAAAAGGTGGAGGACCTGGCGCCCATCGACAACCGCCTGGACCCGCCGGACGGCCTGCCGAAGTATAAATTCCCTTCGCTGGACCTGCTGGAGAGCTATTCCAGCGGCCGCCGCGAAGTGTCCACGGAGGAGCTGACGCGCAACAACAACAAGATCCGCGCGGCCCTGTCCAACTACAAGATCCAGGTCACCGACGTCAAGGCCATCGTGGGCCCGACGGTGACGCTCTACAAGGTGTATCCCGCCCCGGGCGTGAAGATCGCCGACATCAAGAAGCTTCAGGAGGACATCGCCCTGTCGCTCAACGCCAAGGGCGTGCGCGTGGTGACGCTCTCCGATGCCGTGGGCATCGAGGTCGCCAACGACTTCTCCTCGATCGTCCCGCTCAAGGCGCTGCTCAACGACGAGGCCTTCCGCTCCAGCAAGGCCGACCTCCCGGTGGCCATCGGCTACACGATCACGCAGAAGGTCCGCGTGTTCGACCTCGCCGACGCCCCGCACCTGCTGATCGCCGGTGCGACCAAGCAGGGCAAGTCCGTGGGCCTCAACGTCATCGTGTCCTCGCTGCTCTTCAGCAAGCACCCTTCGGAGCTGAAGTTCGTCTTCATCGACCCGAAGATGGTGGAATTCTCGTCCTACGGCCAGCTGCTCAAGCACTACCTCGCCGTGCTGCCGGATTCGACCGACGAAGATGACGAGCGCGCCAACGCCATCGTCAAGAAGCCGAAGGACGCGGAGAAGATCCTGCGCTCGCTGTGCACCGAGATGGACGACCGCTACGAGCTGCTCAGCAAGGCGGGCGTCAACAAGATCACCCTCTACAACGAGAAATTCAAGGAGCGCAAGCTCCGTCCCGACCACGGACACCGCTACCTCCCCTATCTGGTCGTGGTGGTGGACGAATACGCCGACCTGACGATGACCACGGGCGCTTCTCCGGACGCGCGCGCGGCTTCGCGCAGCATCACCAATTCCATCATCCGCCTCGCGCAGAAGGGCCGCGCCGCCGGCCTGCACGTCATCCTGGCGACCCAGCGCCCTTCGGTGGACGTGATCTCGGGTATCATCAAGAGCAACTTCCCGATGCGCATCGCCTTCCGCGTGGCGTCCCGCGTGGACTCGATGACCATCCTCGACGCGCCGGGCGCGGAGAAGCTCATCGGCCGCGGCGACATGCTCTTCTCGGCCGGCATCGACTCGGAACGCATCCAGTGCGGTTTCATCAGCGGCGAGGAGATCGACGCGGTGACGGAGTTCATCGGCGGGCAGGTCGGCTACGGCCGCTGCTACAACACGCCGTACTACCTGCCTTCCCCGGCGGAGCCGGGTGCCGAGGGCGGCGAAGGCGGCGGCATGGTCGACATGAGCAAGGTGGACGAGCGCTTCGAGGAGGCCGCCAA
The sequence above is a segment of the Bacteroidales bacterium WCE2004 genome. Coding sequences within it:
- a CDS encoding DNA segregation ATPase FtsK/SpoIIIE, S-DNA-T family — encoded protein: MRFWQSWDEEERAAAVRIAGLCVAALTLFIFISTFSYLFHWREDMSLLGDPDAMQAGRAVGNAAGKLGFRMGHLLVCELFGLGSFSLLIILTAVSVRLLARRWSKSLVKTALIAIFGAFIASIVLAYAGKCAGQELLFGGGLGGHCGAAVVAWAENLFGTIVTGLFLLILTAAFLFFSSKRFNRWFASIGRKKEKPVEPVDAEEAEEEAEEEAQEELEEASDSLAALAEEAVPEGIPDGLLEGEEIPDQVGDDAAAAVAEAALASAEGNFEIVADNGLEAEKVEDLAPIDNRLDPPDGLPKYKFPSLDLLESYSSGRREVSTEELTRNNNKIRAALSNYKIQVTDVKAIVGPTVTLYKVYPAPGVKIADIKKLQEDIALSLNAKGVRVVTLSDAVGIEVANDFSSIVPLKALLNDEAFRSSKADLPVAIGYTITQKVRVFDLADAPHLLIAGATKQGKSVGLNVIVSSLLFSKHPSELKFVFIDPKMVEFSSYGQLLKHYLAVLPDSTDEDDERANAIVKKPKDAEKILRSLCTEMDDRYELLSKAGVNKITLYNEKFKERKLRPDHGHRYLPYLVVVVDEYADLTMTTGASPDARAASRSITNSIIRLAQKGRAAGLHVILATQRPSVDVISGIIKSNFPMRIAFRVASRVDSMTILDAPGAEKLIGRGDMLFSAGIDSERIQCGFISGEEIDAVTEFIGGQVGYGRCYNTPYYLPSPAEPGAEGGEGGGMVDMSKVDERFEEAAKMVVLSQRGSTSDLQRKLGMGYAKAGRVMDQLEAAGIVGPQEGSKPRQVLVPDLNTLEPILDAFLHRI